In a single window of the Candidatus Hydrogenedentota bacterium genome:
- a CDS encoding Gfo/Idh/MocA family oxidoreductase: MAQMGVGIVGTGWVSGEHIRAFEVNPHTKVLALCGRTADSAKAKAAECGIQCDVFTDYEKMLAHPGINIVSIATPPNLHKQQAVAAAQAGKHIMLEKAMATTIEDTKAIRDAVAKAGVKSVVNFVLRWNPLFEIIKSQLADDAIGDIIMGEVDYFHGIGPWYKQFGWNVKKDVGVSSLLSAGCHALDGLRWFMGGEIAEVFQYAAYGKGEPFKGYEYAPTTCTMLKFNDGRIGKVASCIECIQPYVFNINLVGAHGTIKNNNIYSKKKFAGQTSWTTVPTILPDSGDVTHHPFVYEAAHLVDCILANKESHCNVADAYKTHEACFAADLSGKEGRPVTLPL, encoded by the coding sequence ATGGCGCAGATGGGTGTAGGAATAGTCGGCACGGGTTGGGTTTCGGGCGAGCACATCCGTGCGTTCGAGGTAAACCCTCATACGAAGGTCCTCGCATTGTGCGGCCGCACGGCGGATTCCGCGAAAGCCAAAGCAGCGGAATGCGGCATTCAATGCGACGTCTTCACCGATTACGAAAAGATGCTCGCGCATCCCGGCATTAACATCGTCTCCATCGCGACGCCGCCCAACCTGCACAAACAGCAGGCGGTCGCTGCCGCGCAAGCCGGCAAACACATCATGCTCGAAAAGGCCATGGCTACAACGATTGAAGATACGAAAGCGATTCGCGACGCCGTCGCCAAAGCGGGCGTGAAATCCGTCGTCAATTTCGTGCTCCGCTGGAACCCGCTCTTCGAGATAATCAAGTCCCAACTCGCGGACGACGCCATCGGCGACATCATCATGGGTGAAGTCGACTACTTCCACGGCATTGGCCCCTGGTACAAGCAATTCGGTTGGAACGTCAAAAAGGACGTGGGCGTCAGTTCCCTGCTTTCCGCCGGTTGCCATGCGCTCGACGGGCTGCGCTGGTTTATGGGCGGCGAAATCGCCGAGGTGTTCCAATACGCCGCCTATGGCAAGGGTGAGCCGTTTAAGGGCTACGAATACGCTCCGACAACCTGCACCATGCTGAAGTTCAACGACGGCCGCATCGGCAAGGTCGCGTCGTGCATCGAATGCATCCAGCCCTACGTGTTCAACATCAACCTTGTTGGCGCGCACGGCACCATCAAGAACAACAACATCTATTCGAAAAAGAAATTCGCCGGCCAGACATCGTGGACAACCGTGCCTACGATTCTCCCCGACAGTGGCGACGTCACGCACCATCCATTCGTGTACGAAGCCGCCCACCTCGTTGATTGCATCCTCGCGAACAAGGAATCGCACTGCAACGTCGCCGACGCGTACAAGACGCATGAGGCCTGCTTCGCCGCCGACCTTTCCGGCAAGGAAGGCAGGCCCGTGACGTTGCCGC